DNA sequence from the Actinomycetota bacterium genome:
CCGCGCCGGCCTCGGCGGCGTTCCGTCGCGCCAGCTCGAGCATCTCGTCGGTCATGTCGAGACCGATCGCGCGACCCGTGGGGCCGACCCGGCGGGCCGACAACAGCACATCGATCCCTCCGCCCGAACCGAGATCGAGCACCGTCTCGCCCTCCTGCAGCTCGGCGACCCCGATCGGGTTGCCGCATCCGAGGCTCGCGAGGCCGGCGGCATCGGGGAGCCGGTCGAGCTCGCCGGCCTGGTAGAGCTGCGCGCCGAACCCTTCGCCGGCATCCACCCCTGGATCCGAACACCCGCAACCCCCGGGGCCGCACGAGGCGGCCGCCCCGCTCGCCGCGGCCTTGGCCGCCTCCGCGTAGTTCCGCCGCACCTGCTCCCGCACTTCGTTCACGTCAGGCTCCTTTCGGTCGCACGATCGATCTGGAACACCGTGCCGAGCCGGGCGAGTGCCGCCCGGTCGACGTCGTAGAACGCCCACACTCCGCGTTGCTCCCGGGTCAGCAACCCGGACGCGACCAGCTTCTTGAGGTGATGGCTCAGGGTCGGCTGCGACAGATCGATCTGCACGTTGAGATCGCACACACAGACGGCGCCATCGCTGTTGGCGAGCAGGTTCACGATCAGCACGCGGCTCGGGTCCGACAGCGCCTTGAACAGACGCGCCGTCACCTCGGCCTCGGCGCCGGTCATGTCGGGCTGCGCCAGCGGCGAGCAGCACACGGCCGGCGCCCGTTGGGCGACCGGAAGATCCGCGCGGATGCGGGTCGAACCGCTCACCTGGCCTCCTCGTGGTCGTTCGAGATATCGATATCGGTCGATGTCTGATGGAAGCGTGCCACGGACATCGATGATCGTCAATGTCTTGGTCGCACGATCGTGGATGCGGGCCGTTCGGTGCTCGCGCCGGGGGGCCGAACAGCCGGCGGCGCGGGGGGTGGGGCTCAGCGCTCAGCGCTTGGAGTACTGCGGCGCCTTGCGGGCCTTCTTCAGGCCGTACTTGCGACGTTCCTTCTCGCGTGCGTCCCGCGAGAGCATCCCCTCAGCCTTCAGCGTGCCGCGCAGCTCGGGCTCGATCTCGATCAGCGCACGGGCGATGCCCAGGCGCAGTGCCCCCGCCTGGCCGTTGACGCCGCCGCCGTGGATCCGAGCGACCACATCGAAGTCCTTCTCCTTGCCCACGTGGCGCAGGGGCTCGGTCACGATCATGCGATGCGCGCGCGTCCCGAAGTACTCGTCGAGCGAGCGGCCGTTGATGTCGAACTCGCCGGTTCCCGGAACGAGACGGACGCGAGCGACGGCCTCCTTACGGCGGCCTGTGGTCTGCGTGACGGGGCTCTTCGCGACGGTCCGTGTGGCCACTTCGGTCTCCCTACTTCTTCGTGGAACGCTTGGCGGTCGAGGTCTTCTTCGCCGTAGGCTTCTTAGTGCTCGTCTTCGCCGCCGACTTCGCCTTGGCGGTCGACTTCTTCGCGGGCGCAGCCTTGGCGGTGGACTTCTTCGAGGATGCAGCCTTCGCGGTGGACTTCTTCGCAGGCGCAGCCGCGGGCTCGGCCGCGGCGGGCTTGGTCGCGGTGGCCCTCTTCGGCGGCTTGGTCGCGGGCGCTTTCACCGCCTCGGGGACCGGGAGGCCGTCCCAGGTCGGGACCTGCCCGAGCGAGATCGTCTCCGGCTGCTGCGCCGCGTGAGGGTGCTGACCTTCTTCGTACACGTTGAGCTTGCGCAGCATCGAGCGACCGAGGGAGCTCTTCGGCAGCATCCCCTTCACGGCCTTCTCGATCGCGAACGCCGGGCGGGTCCTCAACAGGACGTCGTAGCCGGTCTCGGTGAGACCGCCCGGGTAGCCGGAGTGGCGGTAGGCGATCTTCTTGCTCTCCTTGCCGCCGGTGACACGGATCCCCTTCGCGTTGATCACGATCACGTGGTCGCCCGTGTCGGCGTTCGGGGCGTAGATCGGCTTGTGCTTGCCCTTGAGGATGCTCGCGACCTCCGTCGCCAGACGCCCGAGAACAGCACCGTCGGCGTCGATCACATACCAACGGCGCTGGATGTCGCGCGGCTTCGGGGCGTAGGTCTTCATGACAGAAAGAATGCCGGCCGGGATGGGCCGACGCCCCATGCTACCTGCGGGAACGCTCCGGCGTCAAAGCCCGGAAGGGCTCGGTCGGGGGTCTCCCGAACCGGCCGGAACCGGCCATGGTCGGCCCGATCGTGTCTCATCGTCCCGCGTAGACGACCCGCTCGAGGGTGAGCCCGTGCGGCGGGGCGATCTGGGGTGCCGCGTGCCGATCGCGGGCCTCGATGATCCGCGGAACCGACTCCGGATCGAGCGTGCCGGCCCCCGAAGCCACCAGCGTTCCGACGAGGGCCCGCACCATCTGATGACAGAACGCGTTCGCTCGCACGACGACCTCGACGACCTCGCCCGAGCGCGACACCGTCAGCCGTTCGACCCGGCGCACCGTGGTGCCCTCGCCCTGGGGTGCCCGGCAGAACGACGCGAAGTCGTGCTCCCCCGCCAGGTGCCGAGCCCCCGCACGCATCCTTCCCAACCCCACCGCCCCGACCCGGTGCCAGGTGAACCGTGCCGCGAACGGATCCGGCGCATCTCCCGTGTCGATCCGATACCGATACACCCGAGCCGT
Encoded proteins:
- the arsM gene encoding arsenite methyltransferase, with the translated sequence MNEVREQVRRNYAEAAKAAASGAAASCGPGGCGCSDPGVDAGEGFGAQLYQAGELDRLPDAAGLASLGCGNPIGVAELQEGETVLDLGSGGGIDVLLSARRVGPTGRAIGLDMTDEMLELARRNAAEAGAENVEFLEGAIEQIPVPDASIDVIISNCVINLSTDKPRVLSEMFRVLSPGGRLGITDVVADDALTPDQRAERGSFVGCVAGALSIGEYERGLREVGFIDVGVEVTHDVADRMYSAIVRAKKPPETEGAR
- a CDS encoding metalloregulator ArsR/SmtB family transcription factor → MSGSTRIRADLPVAQRAPAVCCSPLAQPDMTGAEAEVTARLFKALSDPSRVLIVNLLANSDGAVCVCDLNVQIDLSQPTLSHHLKKLVASGLLTREQRGVWAFYDVDRAALARLGTVFQIDRATERSLT
- the rpsI gene encoding 30S ribosomal protein S9, whose product is MATRTVAKSPVTQTTGRRKEAVARVRLVPGTGEFDINGRSLDEYFGTRAHRMIVTEPLRHVGKEKDFDVVARIHGGGVNGQAGALRLGIARALIEIEPELRGTLKAEGMLSRDAREKERRKYGLKKARKAPQYSKR
- the truA gene encoding tRNA pseudouridine(38-40) synthase TruA, producing the protein MSRVVRLLLAYDGTGFRGWARQRRDVRTVQGLLEEVLSHAIGEPVALSVAGRTDAGVHATGQVASFVAPQQWPDTRTLDGLRRRVNAQTAPEVVVREASWAAEGFDARFSATARVYRYRIDTGDAPDPFAARFTWHRVGAVGLGRMRAGARHLAGEHDFASFCRAPQGEGTTVRRVERLTVSRSGEVVEVVVRANAFCHQMVRALVGTLVASGAGTLDPESVPRIIEARDRHAAPQIAPPHGLTLERVVYAGR